The DNA sequence TGGTTGCTTTTTTACCTATCTATTTCAAAGTTAAGAATATGATAATATGCAATTGCACTTGgttatcttatttgatttgaattgatgtgtttAGGACGAGTTGGAAAAAGCTAGAGCTGAAGGAAATAATGAAGCACATTGCGAAAAGCCCAACAACACTTGCCAACAATGTGGTGCTAGCTTCAAAAAACCTGCCTACTTGTTGCAGCACATGCAAAGCCATTCACTTGAGGTATTTGATTTATTAACAAAACACCCTTTTGTAACTAATTAACTGAAATATTACAATATAGGATAAACTTTTTACATGTGGAAAATTTGTGACTATATGGAGAGCCAAGGAGTGTAAACTAATCCAGCAAGCTACTATACCTTTTTTAAAATGAGTACACTGGAAAAATCTTCTATAGGTTAATACTATATGATTTAAGATGTATCACTGAAGCACATATTTTTGCAGGAAAGTAATTTATAATATACTATAACTATAATAATGTTATAGTGTGAAGCATTGGATCCCAGACAAAGAACTCCAAAATGCATGAGGCAGCATAATTGGACTTGATGGATTAGTATCAGGTAGGGAGACCTCCTGTGAAGCTCCATCAAGGATGCCTCAATCACGCTTTATTCAAGATGAGGTTGGCAATTTGTTCTTCCATGTCTTGTTCTTATTTAACCAATTGACACCCATTGCGTTTTTTTGGTTGGCATCTTTTGACATTTCTTTTAATGGCCCCAGAGGCCGTATGTGTGTATGGTTGATGATTGTCAGGCAAGTTACAGAAGAAAGGATCATTTGAATCGTCACCTTCTACAGCATGAAGGGAAAACTTTTAAATGTCCAATGGAGAATTGCAACCTAATCTTCTCAATAAAAGGTAATATGGCAAGACATGTTAAAGAGATTCATGATGAAGGATCTACATCCACAAATGTAGAAAGTAAGCAGTTTGTGTGCCCAGAAACTGGCTGTGGAAAGGTTTTCAAGTTTGCATCAAAGCTTCGTAAACATGCAGATTCTCATGGCAAGTTTTCATCTAATTTGATTTTCTTTGTGAATAATCAAAGTTTCCATGTTATGTTTTGAAAATGTTGGGAAAAATTGTTAAGAGAACTTTTGTTCTGCAGTTAAGCTGCAGTCGGTAGATGTAGTGTGCTTGGAGCCTGGTTGCATGAAACATTTCACTAATAACCAGTGCCTTAAAGAACATATTGAATCCTGTCATCAATATGTAACCTGCGACACTTGTGGAAGTAGACAACTGAAAAAGAATATTAAAAGGCACCTTCGCACACATGAAGCTGACAAATCATTGGCAGAGTTTAAATGTGAATTTAAGGGCTGTAGCTGCAAATTCTCAAGTGTAAGACCCCTTAATCTTTAAGCCCCCGCATATTCGTTCTAAGTGAATCCACAACCATGGTTACATATTGAACATTGTATTGATTGATTCTTTTGGTTATGCCTCAACAGAAATCTAATCTCGTTACACATAAGAAGGCCGTGCACTTTAAAGAAAAGCCCTTTGTGTGTGGTTTTCCTGATTGTGGCCTGAGATTTGCTTACAAACATGTCAGAGATAAACACGAAAAAACTGGGAAACATGTTTTTACCCATGTAAATTCTTTTCTGACTTCATATTCCAGTTCAATAATTTCCTTGCATTGCCTGGCGTTTGCATTAGCAGAAATGATCAATGAAGCTTTTCTTGATTCAGGGGGATTTTGAAGAAGCTGATGAACAATTCAGGTCAAGGCCAAGGGGTGGGAGGAAGAGAGTGTGTCCTACTGTAGAAATGTTGGTCAGGAAAAGGGTTACACCACCTAGTCAATTGGAGAATTTGTTATTTATGCAGGAGTGACCAGATGAATTGACCTTTCTGTCCTTGACATTAAGTATATATGTAAGGTAGATTTAAGCATCTTGCCATGAGTGTGGTACATGGACTAAATCCCCATTTTGGTTCCTGAGATTCACGCGATTATTCATTTTGGTCTCCGAAATTCGAAATTACTTATACTGGTCATCTAGATTCAAGTTTGGACACCAATATGGTCCCTCGACCCTTTTCGGTGATGATTAGGCAAATGGAGTGCTGAGATGACACACTTTCTGTCACGTTGGACGCTGCAACGGTTAGTTAATGTTGCGAGAGTTGTATTTGTATCCAATTTAGTCCTCTCTTGTTAAAATTTTGTCATTATAACTCtgataaataataagataattagGGTTTTAGGGACTAAATTGGATACAAATACGACTCTTGTCACGTCAGCTAGCCGTTGCAGTGTCTAGCGTGGTAAGGAGGGTGTCATCTTAGCACGTCGTTTGCCTTATCATCGCCGAAAATAGTCGAGGGACCACATTGGTGCCCAAACTTGAATCTGGAGGACCAAtataggtaattttgaattttggggaccaaaatgagtaatcgcgtgaatctcagggaccaaaATGGGGATTTAGTCGTGGTACATAAAGAATTAGTGTTCACTACATCTTACATATGTTGTGTAAAAGTATGAAGAGTGGCATGTGCATTATAGTGTAATCAATGACAATATTGTGAATAGTATATCTTCATTATCCTAACAATCATGTTTGTAAGTGTACCTTCCCAAAGTTATAGTTGCCATCACCATGAGACATACACGAAGTACAACATTATAGCTAGTAAACAACTAAAAGAAGCAAAATGTTTATTGGGCTTCCGATTTCAAAAGAATGTTTGTAACAAAGACTAATCATTCAAGTTTTTAGTATTTCTAAAGACTTGGAAAAACTACTGGTAAAAGTTTTTAGTATGTGTAAGGGAACATGGTAACAGTATAATAATAAAACTTTAAATGAATTGGAaacgtataaaaaaattatatttcaataatttttaataaaatacttgTCTATAGCGTTCTTACTTCTTAGCAtgtgtctttttattttaaaacacaaGTTAGCAAAATGGTCGTGCTTATAGATTCTTCAGCAACCATtaaagtatgagcaactaaaAGTGCCAAAAGTGATCtcgaaaataaagttttaataatttttttgtaaaatattttttttcattttataataaaaaaatagtcttactacttttatttcttttttattgtttagGACGGTTATAATTGCATGCTTTCTGAGATTCCCAATATTCTTCACCTACCTATCATCCTGACGAATAAGTATGGCGAAATTGGATCGTCCTGCCTCAGGCCTCAAGATGGTTGGAAATTATCGGTCTTTACTCCATTCTACAATATGTTGTAAGTTAAAGTTGAAACACATTCCATAATTAAATTCATCATCTGGAGAGGAAATCCAAAGTATGAGACAAACCTTCAAATAATTCCATCTAATTCAATCATAGACTTTCATAAATCGGACTTTATGGCCATAAGTTTTTTCTTGCCTTTAGCCTTTTTCATCAAGTGAAACCATCTCCTTCGCAATTAGAATATTATCTTGAATCCTTCTACCTAGGACAAAGCTAGCTTGACAGGGAGATATTCATTGGGGCAGCAAAGGTTTAAGTCTCCCACCATATTTTTAGTTATACACTTGTAATTTATATTACaaaagaataaattaccatttgtattcATGAAAGATACAAGCGCGGACAAATAtatccatataagaataaaacgacaattgtacTTCCGTGTGCCAAGAATATCCTAACGAACCAATTATATAACTAACGTCCAGGTACTCTTGGCACACGGAAGCCATCTTCCGTGGttataattgtcgttttattcttatatgagtACATTTGTCAGCATCTGTATCTTTTATAGGTACAAATGATAGTTTATTCTAAGACAAAACTACCAAATAAATTTTGGCGCTTGAACTTTAGGGGTAAGGGATCATACCCCGGTTTTCCTTATAGAAAAGGACTGAGAAGCCATCATACCCCGGTACCTTTAGTGACCTAATATTAAATATGGCCTTTCGGATTTCCCTCCTCGTAGGCCtctcacacaaagccttctttgAGGCTACACTTAGTTATCCAATCAGAAAACTTTTTACAAGCATTCATATCTACTCTGGCACCTCCCTTCTTCTCTAAAAGGTTAGCTATTTCATTAAAGTCTCCAACCATAACTCACTCTTCAGTCATGCTACTCGCCATAGTAAACAgcggatttggattctctaaagtttgaatttcgttttagagagtaaagtttgatctcttaccatttattttatatgtgggaccaagaataaatatgaaagagaaatcaTTCAAGGGtagaaagatcacactttactctctaaagtgaaattcaaactttagaagatccaaatccgTAAACAACTCTCCCATAATCTTCTACAGTTATTTTTTAGAGGGATGGCATATACTGTAGTGAGCATCCAACTTCTTTAGTTATTCACACTAATTTTTCTATGCACATACTGTTGTTTGGATCTTATAACATAACCATTTACACCAAGATTATTTCACAATATCCAAATTCTCCTAGTGAATCCATTTGCTTCCTCTAAGTGGTAGAAAGAGCAAGCCAAACcttctaataagtaataacttcTATTATCCTATTACCACTTATTCTAgtctccaaaaataaaataatacctaATTTATACTTTCCTTCAAGGTGCGGCAAAAATCTTTATTTGCCGTTCCTCTACAATTTCATGAGAATATTGTCATCAtgaaaaaacaaagaagaagttaCCTGAGGTTGAGGTTTATGACCTTTCCCATGCAGGCTTCTTCTTTTCCATTAACAAGTTACATTAATGTTCTGTTGTCATGACTTGTTTGCCCTTATCTTTTCTCAAATTTTCATCACTACCCTCCACCTTGTCTCCTCTCTGCTCCTCCCTTCCTTGCACTTTTCCAGCTTCCATGGCTGCCTCTTTTGAAGTTCCAGCATTGCTGATTTGGGGGCAGTTAGCTTTTTTGTGTCCCACTCTGCCACACCCAAAATAAATGCTATGAAGATTTTTATACTCCACTTTATACTTGACTTCATCAATGGAGTACTGAGCAATTAGAGTCTCTATTAGGTCTAATTCAATAGATAGTCTAGTAAATTTTTCTCTACTTTTTTATGTCACATAGGTATCAACTTTAATAGTTTGTCGTACTATATTCCCTATCTTCCTTAGCATACTCTCTCCTTATAATATTCTATTGCTAACCCTGGAAGCCCCCAAGTTACAATTCTATCAATCTCGGCTTTTGTGAGATTAAAATTCGGCTTCCAAAGGCGAACAGGAAGGTAGTGATAAAAAATTTTTCGAGGTCTGATGGCAAAATCTAAATCtccattagaaaaaaaatttaataatggaGAAATCATTACCTATGTCAATCACATTAATACTATCCATTTTTTTCCACATGGTTTCTAGCCTCCCTGCTAGAGTCATTAGGAATATTTTCCTTCCTTAACAACTTAACAAATAGGGTGTCCCACCATGGGTGTTGTAACTTCTTTATAGTAGCCTCATTGATCTTGAAGTTATAGATTCCTTCAACTTTATCCACTATAATACCTTGGGCCAGCTCCTCTTCTGTCTTCCTAGGTTGCTTCTCCTTTAAAGATGctcttttttcttcatttctttcaACTTCAGCTTTTATATTGACTCTGCCTTTCTCCACCATATCACTGAAGGATCTCCTTTATTCCTTAGTTTATATTCTTTCTTCTTCAGCTCCTTGCATCTAGTCTTCCACTCTAGGTATTAACGTTGGGTCTTGTTCTCCTGTGAAAACTTGGCCATCATCTTCCATTCTTACTCTCTTACCATGTCtaaagttttgatcttgtttccttCTTGCAGCTGAGATTGGATTATGTTGTCCCTCCTCAGATAAAGCTGCCACTCATAAAACTATTTGGAtcctttaaattttgaatttttactttaaagggtaaagtgtgatcttctacccttgaatgatttctctctcatatttactcttggtcccacctatgaaataaatggtgagagatcatattttactctctaaagtgaaattcaaaatttagagaatccaaatccttCGTAAAGCTATTGGAGTGAGAAGAATGGTTGTGAATTGTGGCAAATGATGGTCAATATGTCTGCTGAAAAGTTACTTCCTAAGACAAAAAAGTTACTTTTTACTCTTCTTTACTACCTTTCTCCATtccaaaattctcttctaagcccATGAACATGAAGGACTAGTACCGATTTCGGCTGACATGACATTCTCATATTTAAGATATTTACCCTTGAAGACATGGTTAAATAAGGAATGAGGCTGACTTGCAATACGCCAACAATGTTTTTCAAGAAGAGCTAGAttcatagtttttttttcttgtcaTGCAATCACATACacataggggtggcaaacgggtctAAACCCGCCGGGCTGGCCCCCATAACCCGCCGAAAAAGGTGGGTCGGACtgaaaaattgggaccgccaaatagcaaaaacTCGCCTAACCCGCATCGCTGAAACCGTGGGTTTTGGCGGGACGGGACaggcttccccgccgggcttagtatttttttgGCAAGGGATATTCTTACAATTTGTTTTGCCAAAACTCAACTttccccaacccaacttacaagagaatgaagatgaaaattgaatgttttggattatgtttattttgttttagagacaatatttataattatgtttgtgattatgtttattttgttttgagaacaatatttataattatgtttattagatatttataattaaaaagacTTTAGACGGAGCGGGCTGAGATTCTGGAACCGCCTCACTAGACGGGACGGGGCGGGcttcccgcttgccacccctacacACACATACTCTAATACACTATTTAAGATTTCTCAATCCACGGTCTCCATTAAGACTCGAACTTGTAGATATAGTTTATGAGACTTACAAATTTGCCACTAGCCTTGGACCACAGATTCATAGCCCTTAAAGTCTTTAATACCAAGACCACCTTGCATTTTTTCCTACTCATTTTGTCCTAGcttattcaaataatttttgtttaaccCTACCAAAATTGCATCATTAGTTGATGAAATTCAATAAGaagataatttaaaaacttaaaacCAGCTAGAATATAAACAGGGATAGTCTCACCAATAGCTTTAATTAGAACTTGTCTACCACTTAAAGAGTGTAGTTTTCGCTTCCAAAACCAAGAACTTGTCTACCACCTAAAGAGCGTAGTTTTCACTTCCAAAGCCGAAGTTTTTTTTCTGACCTTTTCCTTgatgaaattaaaaattattttctttgatCTTTGAATCATAGAATGAAGGCCAATTGTATATGTTAAAAGAGTAttaaagctaaaaaaaaaaacaattaatttgTTCAGATTAATTTTTTGGTCATTGATAGCCCCATAATCTAATAAGATAACCAACAGGTTGACACAATTTTATTGGGAAGCCTTGCAAAAAGATATAGAATCATCAACAAATAAGAGATGGCTAATAGTTGAACAGTTACAGTTGATATGAAGACCTTGAATCAATGTGTCATGTTCTGTCTTAACGAATACCCTTATCTGATTCAAAGTAACCAAATGGTTGTCCTTTCACCATGACAGAAAATAATGGATGTCTAAAGGAAATACCCTTATCTGGTCCTTTGATTTTAGAGCTTACCGCATCATAAATCCATAGGTCACCATTGTTTTGGCTGTACCCTCATGTTGGGTTATTCTGGTGTTCATATTTGTTGAattgatgtttatgaatgaacAAGGAAATACTACAATTTTGTATGGGaagaaatttgtcaaaaaaattttggcaagaaaataaaccaaGCATGTAATTTCTAATAAACATAGCATGAGGCTAACACAAGAATGTTGATGTCAAAAAGGCCCCTCTTTGTTGTAACAAAAACTCAAGTTGGCGGTTGCCAGGTTCCTGGCCTAAAAGTTGCACCAGATCCTGTTGGCTCCGAGGACCTAAACAATATattaacaaggagcaaataagaaAGTTCAGAAATTATATATCATAAGCCAAAAGCTTGGGAAATGATTACTTTCAGAAATTCAACATGTTTGAAATAATTGTGTTTATAGCATAGATTTGTCTCAATTAGCTGAGTTATGATTTTTATATAGATCTCCAAATGAAAATGTGATTTATAGAAATTTGGCTCATTTTAATGTTAATTGACTTGGAATATCCACTCATGTGGCTGTGAACTTACTCAGGTTCCACTTTTTCTTTCTCAGTTTTGTTCTCTTGAGTACTCCTGCAAAAAGAGTATGTAATTACTATATGTTGAATGGTTACttctaaagtatttttatatgaaaaagtgaaaaataaaagcaTTACTTAATGACAAATACAATCTGGAATTTGGAGAAAATAACCCAGGAAAGGGTTGCACCCAAAGGGTGTAATGTATGCAACATAATTTGATAAAGTCATCTGTAGATTCTACGGCTTTAACTCGTGACCTTCAGGTCACACAAAATGAAGAACATCTAAAGAAAAATGAAGTACCTTTCATAGAAGATGAATTTCTATGTCAGAGTACTGGTAACCAAGGAATGACACTTAGTTTTCTATAGTACAGCATCAGAGATGCactggcttttttttttcttctggtaAACATCAGAGATGCACTCTAGCCTCTAGGTAtgtatagtaattaattttactcCTTAGAGAAGCTCAACCAAAATACACCCACTGGAACATGGGCTGGACCAGGTTTAGCTAAACCCAAACCCAGACCCAGTCCCAGGCCCGACCCCATTTCTTGGATGGGCTTTTTCCAGACCTAAACTTCATCCCAGTAAAAAAAAGAGACCTAAACTTCatccaaaaataatccaaaaagGACCAGGACAATGGGGTCGACCTAACacttaatttatataattttggaCATTACACATAGTAAAGTAATGGAATATCAAAAGTTAGAGATAAAATTCAATAGATATTATacaatatttatatcaaaataaattatttcaatggaaaaataatattatataatataaaaaatgttagtTGAAGTATATAAGGCTAACAATTTATCACTAATTTCACCAAAGAGTATGTTAACAGCCCGAAGCATGACTTGAACAGAGCCTAAAAGCAACACAAGTTGAAAAATCGAAAACAAGAACTCAGCAAAAAACATGACTGCGACACATGACAAAGCATGtgcattttcaatttcaaatagaTATTTGTCTATTGATCCATCAATTCCAAAAAGACTCACCTCAAGCTACCCCTTGCAACAGATGATTCTTCAACCTCACTACCTATAATGCAATTATGTCAAACTCAAACTGTATTAATAAGAGAGCTGGTTTACTAATGTATTGTAATTGTACGAAACCTCAATGCTAGATGGCAAAGCATAAAAATCAGTAAATCATCTGCATAGAATGATAAAAATTTAATGGCttcttttgtgaaaaaaaaaaattgatgtattATTCTGCTTTGAGGGTAGAAACGTTTAAGTACTTGAGATAAAAAGTCGATCTTCATTACCCTGAATTTAagcaaaacatttttatttaccCCCCAAAAagaatcaaataatttaaaaagaaaagcaATGTATGGTGATGACCTTCTGAGCCAACTGGGATTTGCCGGATAAAACTTTTCAAGTCTGGACCAGCAACCTTTcctgcatcaaaattcaattaatcGATAAATCAAGTAGTAGAAGAAAATTTGGGATGTAACAATTTTAAGCTTCTAACCAGTGCTGACACGTTTGCCTGTACTGCCTTCTTTGGCTCtcctttcctcttcttctttctttagaacttaattaaaaagaaacaCGCAAACAAAAGAAGAGAGTGTTAGGGACTGTAGACCTAGACTTTTTACGAAAAAATTATTGTTTCATTGCACTTAATAGCTAACATGGAAATATAAGTTACACATACGAGCAACATTTTGTCTAACACGTTCACGCCTTGCTTCCAATTCCATCATTTCCTGAGAGGAATAAGAAAGTGTTATCAAGCACTACTGCAATAGTATAAGTTGTTCTGCCAAAAAGCCTCTTCATAAAAGTTTAACTTCTCAGTAAACAATAGAGGCCATTATTTAGTTTAAGATTTTGTTATTCCATTGCAAAAGTTACAAATAGGAGTAACCAACTAATGGATTAGTTTTGGTTGAAAATATTGATGAACAACTATCCCTTATTTATTCATCCCTTTATAATCCTAACCCCATTTAAACCTCAAACAAAAAACAACCCCCCTCACCAAAAAAGTAGAGCGCCTTGGCCAAGAAAAAACCACcaaaaaaaagaagacaaaacAAACAT is a window from the Arachis hypogaea cultivar Tifrunner chromosome 1, arahy.Tifrunner.gnm2.J5K5, whole genome shotgun sequence genome containing:
- the LOC112789975 gene encoding uncharacterized protein; translated protein: MRRVLGKISGLLSNRNMVGVDKTGNKYFTKMEEVDGIMKEKRWVVFKGEEDPTSIPVEWICWLNGQRKKAPTPEEMMELEARRERVRQNVALLKKEEEERRAKEGSTGKRVSTGKVAGPDLKSFIRQIPVGSEGSEVEESSVARGSLRSTQENKTEKEKVEPESSEPTGSGATFRPGTWQPPT
- the LOC112789956 gene encoding transcription factor IIIA — translated: MPEMQMDEPMESGERPVFKDIRRYFCEYCGICRSKKILITSHINSQHKDELEKARAEGNNEAHCEKPNNTCQQCGASFKKPAYLLQHMQSHSLERPYVCMVDDCQASYRRKDHLNRHLLQHEGKTFKCPMENCNLIFSIKGNMARHVKEIHDEGSTSTNVESKQFVCPETGCGKVFKFASKLRKHADSHVKLQSVDVVCLEPGCMKHFTNNQCLKEHIESCHQYVTCDTCGSRQLKKNIKRHLRTHEADKSLAEFKCEFKGCSCKFSSKSNLVTHKKAVHFKEKPFVCGFPDCGLRFAYKHVRDKHEKTGKHVFTHGDFEEADEQFRSRPRGGRKRVCPTVEMLVRKRVTPPSQLENLLFMQE